A stretch of the Thunnus thynnus chromosome 7, fThuThy2.1, whole genome shotgun sequence genome encodes the following:
- the LOC137186761 gene encoding odorant receptor 131-2-like yields MADNNSLVGGQALMRKLNDRVILVQVLVTLFLCINFLLITTFFMKHFFYTTMRYILFANTLLSDCLILILTNTLLIMSYFRFTTQTWLCLIVFIVSSLYNFVTPVTLTTMTLERFVAICMPLRHAELCSTRSALQCILIIHGLSSIPCIVFLSIFFASATHSFYTQNRICSVELFTIHRWQGHLRSAISQLYFLIMFITIVISYIKIIKVAKAASGENKKSTWKGLRTVALHAFQLLLCLIQLWCPFIEAAVLQIDLMLYTDVRYFNYITFYLASRCLSPLIYGLRDDKFFLALKYYALCGLYKNKSLAFFT; encoded by the coding sequence ATGGCTGACAATAACTCACTGGTTGGTGGTCAAGCCTTAATGCGAAAGCTCAATGACCGGGTCATTTTAGTTCAGGTTTTGGTGACATTGTTCCTTTGTATCAACTTTCTGCTGATCACAACCTTTTTTATGAAGCATTTCTTCTACACAACCATGCGCTACATCTTATTTGCTAATACATtactgtctgattgtctgattTTAATTTTGACAAATACCTTGCTGATCATGAGCTATTTTCGTTTTACCACACAGACATGGTTATGTCTCATCGTGTTTATTGTGTCATCTCTGTACAATTTTGTCACACCAGTTACTCTGACAACAATGACCCTGGAGCGCTTTGTGGCCATTTGCATGCCCCTGCGGCATGCAGAGCTGTGTTCCACACGCAGCGCTCTGCAGTGCATCCTCATCATTCACGGCCTCAGCTCTATACCCTgtattgtttttctctccatcttctttGCATCTGCTACCCACAGCTTCTACACCCAGAACAGAATATGCTCTGTGGAGTTGTTCACAATTCACAGGTGGCAGGGTCATCTTAGGTCAGCTATAAGTCAGCTTTACTTCCTGATCATGTTTATAACCATTGTGATCTCttatattaaaataatcaaagtgGCCAAAGCTGCATCAGGAGAGAATAAAAAGTCAACATGGAAAGGGCTCAGGACAGTGGCTCTTCATGCTTTCCAGCTGCTCCTCTGTCTCATCCAGCTGTGGTGCCCTTTCATAGAAGCTGCTGTACTTCAGATTGATTTAATGTTGTACACTGATGTCagatactttaactacattacTTTTTATCTTGCTTCAAGATGTCTGAGTCCTCTCATTTATGGCCTCAGAGATGACAAGTTTTTTCTTGCACTGAAATATTATGCTCTCTGTGGCTTGTACAAGAACAAATCTTTAGCTTTTTTCACTTGA